Proteins co-encoded in one Garra rufa chromosome 7, GarRuf1.0, whole genome shotgun sequence genomic window:
- the LOC141339133 gene encoding C2 calcium-dependent domain-containing protein 4C yields the protein MWVLEKIRDSVETNVLRQGEAGDKGKAPVYSNVLTPDKIPDFFIPPKLVCCPPETEASDVKSKETLKPSTSEQTISNKKINSPRSPRLVSKLAGDTKNLLRAANRHIIQIESADDVVAGDTNADPQSQTAMSLPYIPKTQTSYGFATLMESPHTRRKESLFHCDHTSPVTSPNTQRKSQGKSSNEGNHLNPPDFSTSHINPYRYFSGGESDTCSSAESSPFSSPLLSRSASLLKIFTHETQAKVAKGKRTFARHSSLSTDECSSAEPSPNVPRRSHCSSLQGGGALDHLQHKEHTINMHKGSTVRLCADYDAGTARLRIRIMAAEDLYDPTFDIKSINCCVSLYLNPGKLQKQRSTIIKNSRNPVFNEDFFFDSVTSAQVKILALKIKIVNKGTSLKRDTLLGEREVPLCKLLSGC from the coding sequence ATGTGGGTTCTGGAGAAGATCCGGGACTCGGTTGAAACAAATGTGCTCCGCCAAGGAGAAGCGGGTGACAAGGGGAAGGCGCCTGTCTATAGCAACGTCCTCACTCCCGACAAGATTCCAGATTTCTTCATCCCTCCAAAGCTGGTATGCTGCCCACCAGAAACCGAAGCTTCTGACGTCAAGTCCAAAGAAACTCTAAAACCCTCAACATCAGAGCAAACCATCAGCAACAAAAAGATCAACAGCCCTCGTAGCCCAAGGCTGGTCAGCAAATTGGCAGGAGACACCAAGAACCTACTAAGGGCGGCTAACCGGCACATCATACAGATCGAGAGCGCGGACGACGTCGTAGCGGGCGACACCAATGCCGACCCACAATCCCAGACTGCCATGTCGCTTCCTTACATTCCAAAGACTCAGACTTCTTATGGTTTCGCAACCTTGATGGAGAGTCCCCACACCAGACGAAAAGAGTCCTTGTTTCACTGCGACCACACCAGTCCAGTTACATCACCCAATACCCAACGCAAGTCCCAAGGGAAGAGCAGCAATGAAGGGAATCACCTCAACCCTCCGGACTTCAGCACCTCGCACATAAACCCCTACCGATACTTCAGCGGTGGCGAGAGTGACACCTGTTCTTCGGCAGAGTCGTCCCCGTTCAGTTCGCCACTGCTCTCTCGTTCAGCTTCTTTGCTGAAGATCTTCACCCATGAGACACAAGCCAAGGTTGCCAAAGGCAAGCGGACATTTGCAAGGCATAGCTCCTTATCCACGGACGAGTGCAGCTCGGCAGAGCCCAGCCCTAATGTTCCTCGACGGAGCCATTGTTCCTCCTTGCAAGGTGGTGGAGCTCTGGACCACCTTCAACACAAGGAGCACACCATCAACATGCACAAAGGAAGCACCGTTCGACTTTGCGCAGACTACGATGCTGGTACGGCCCGTTTGCGAATCCGCATTATGGCGGCCGAGGACCTATATGATCCCACGTTTGACATTAAGAGCATCAACTGTTGCGTGTCGCTCTACCTCAATCCGGGCAAGCTGCAGAAGCAGAGGAGCACGATAATCAAGAATAGCCGCAATCCCGTCTTCAATGAGGACTTCTTTTTTGATTCGGTGACTTCGGCTCAAGTTAAGATCCTAGCTTTGAAGATCAAGATTGTGAATAAAGGCACAAGCCTGAAAAGAGACACTCTGTTAGGCGAACGGGAGGTCCCTTTGTGCAAGCTCTTGTCTGGATGTTAG